In Schizosaccharomyces osmophilus chromosome 2, complete sequence, the following proteins share a genomic window:
- the rnh201 gene encoding ribonuclease H2 complex subunit Rnh201, whose product MKISEETNGVDSPSKDEFAKEKGSNAAFIPPSIDTATPEKSKYFHTTIAPDVPKDQPFRLGVDEAGRGPVLGPMVYAVAYCPVDFDLTNFGFADSKTLTAVKRSQLLEDICNKETELGRHVGWSVQSISAKELGAGMLRQYNKYNLNSQAHDTTMNLIQKVYDSGIRITEIYVDTVGPPDTYQQKLQARFPQAKVKVTKKADSLFPIVSLASICAKVTRDVQLDLVRYLLQTQDWGSGYSSDAKTTKWLRSSVHPVFGWKGDIVRYSWQTARDILEVASSKTSSPSFIHVDWHEEKSAPLNFTPRKPSAKSRSWFGTDFAF is encoded by the coding sequence atgaaaataagcGAAGAAACCAATGGTGTAGATTCGCCCAGCAAGGATGAATttgccaaagaaaaaggatccAACGCCGCTTTCATCCCTCCTTCTATCGATACTGCAACGCCcgaaaaaagcaagtacTTCCATACAACCATTGCTCCTGACGTCCCAAAAGATCAGCCATTTCGCCTAGGGGTAGATGAAGCAGGTCGTGGTCCAGTTTTGGGCCCTATGGTTTATGCCGTTGCGTATTGTCCGGTCGATTTTGATCTGACAAACTTTGGGTTTGCAGATAGTAAGACGTTGACTGCTGTGAAACGCTCCCAGCTTTTGGAGGATATTTGCAACAAAGAGACTGAGCTTGGGCGTCATGTGGGTTGGTCGGTTCAAAGCATTTCTGCCAAAGAGCTAGGTGCTGGAATGCTGCGTCAGTACAACAAATACAATCTTAATTCTCAGGCACATGACACCACCATGAATTTaatacaaaaagtttaCGATTCAGGTATCCGGATAACGGAGATCTACGTGGACACGGTGGGTCCTCCAGACACATATCAACAGAAACTTCAAGCACGCTTTCCTCAAGCTAAAGTGAAGGTAACTAAGAAAGCAGATTCATTGTTTCCTATCGTTTCTTTGGCTTCTATTTGTGCCAAGGTTACTCGAGATGTTCAACTTGACCTAGTCCGATATCTTTTGCAAACTCAAGATTGGGGTTCTGGCTATTCATCCGACgccaaaacaacaaaatgGCTACGCTCCTCAGTTCACCCCGTATTTGGATGGAAAGGAGACATTGTGAGGTACTCCTGGCAAACCGCTCGTGATATTCTGGAAGTGGCTTCTTCGAAAACATCAtctccttcttttattcatGTTGACTGGCACGAAGAAAAGTCTGCTCCCCTTAATTTTACACCTCGTAAACCAAGTGCAAAAAGCCGTTCGTGGTTTGGGACAGACTTCGCATTCTAA
- the adk1 gene encoding adenylate kinase Adk1 gives MTGMRIILVGPPGAGKGTQAPNIQMKYGIAHLATGDMLRSQVARGTDLGKEAKQIMDQGGLVSDDIVAGMIRDEFLNNTACKNGFILDGFPRTVVQAEKLDELLKDLKLELNAVLELQVDDELLVRRITGRLVHPASGRSYHTEFNPPKVPMKDDVTGEPLVQRSDDNADALRKRLVTYHSQTTPVVDYFKKENKWHRIEAAQKPEEVWQQILEVLEKSS, from the coding sequence ATGACTGGTATGAGAATCATCCTCGTTGGTCCCCCCGGTGCTGGTAAGGGTACTCAAGCTCCCAACATTCAAATGAAGTATGGCATTGCTCACCTTGCTACTGGCGACATGTTGCGCTCCCAAGTTGCTCGCGGCACTGATCTTGGTAAGGAAGCTAAGCAAATCATGGATCAAGGTGGTCTCGTCAGCGATGATATCGTTGCTGGCATGATTCGCGATGAGTTCTTGAACAACACCGCCTGTAAGAACGGATTTATCCTCGACGGTTTCCCTCGTACCGTTGTTCAAGCTGAAAAGCTCGATGAATTGCTTAAGGATTTGAAGCTCGAATTGAACGCTGTTCTTGAATTGCAAGTCGATGATGAATTGTTGGTCCGTCGTATCACCGGTCGTCTCGTCCATCCTGCTTCTGGCCGTAGCTACCACACTGAATTCAATCCCCCTAAGGTTCCCATGAAGGATGATGTTACTGGCGAGCCTTTGGTTCAACGTTCCGATGACAATGCTGATGCTTTGCGCAAGCGTTTGGTTACTTACCACAGTCAAACCACCCCTGTTGTTGACTACTTCAAAAAGGAGAACAAGTGGCACCGTATTGAAGCTGCTCAAAAACCCGAAGAAGTCTGGCAACAAATTCTTGAAGTCCTTGAAAAGTCTTCTTAA
- the pcf11 gene encoding mRNA cleavage and polyadenylation factor complex RNA-binding subunit Pcf11: MDLIELDYLSALEDLTFNSKPIIHTLTYVAQENEAYALSVVNALEKHIQKCPPSSKLPALYLLDSISKNIGYPYTLFFGRHLFTTFMNAYTVVEPSLRLKLDQLLGTWKQRSPNSSSPDSVFPPTVTGKIENALLKYKSSFLRHQTPLLSATTNPTYPNTNVRNSYGSTYSGSTPADISGSGIPTPVNQVLTLENLLADVARMIITEQARCMRNPFDSLAKKRVEILSQLQQVLSTSSLPYDQLLVIKKQLTSLETPKPSPQPLASPFINPQPISTFPATQTPPLLSHASHNLAPTSYTSTPILPPQSAYPYRAPVPNASVSPPPPASSVFGPGNPASNLTREESESINSLFANLQAAGLVSPKGSPPPTVNAPSSFTSPISEIDLSKASLSTPHPELATLLYNSFPNQCANCGRRYANDPESRKELDQHFDWHFRINKRIRESSLHGINRCWFITEEEWIQNDEKEDLVTETAAELEEQKQKQLESILSQYVLTPLDPIIASQPCPVCQEKFRSVWHEEAEMWVFMNAVEKDGRICHATCLQELEQSKDAKISSNSAATSHMQPSSQKPVKQTANGAPPQADVQSLLQGIDVQGILQAIGKRKERDESVDTTPPKAVKQETE, translated from the exons atggatttgATTGAATTGGATTATTTGAGTGCTTTAGAAGATTTGACATTTAATAGTAAGCCTATAATCCATACGTTGACCTATGTTGctcaagaaaatgaagcttATGCCTTGAGCGTCGTGAATGCACTCGAAAAACACATACAAAAA TGCCCTCCCTCATCCAAATTGCCAGCTTTGTATCTTTTGGACTCTATTTCGAAAAATATTGGTTACCCGTAcacattattttttggcCGTCATCTTTTTACCACATTCATGAATGCCTACACGGTTGTTGAGCCTTCTTTACGGTTAAAGTTGGATCAATTACTAGGTACTTGGAAACAGCGTTCCCCCAATTCAAGTTCTCCGGATTCTGTATTCCCTCCAACTGTAACTGGAAAGATTGAAAATGCCCTCTTAAAATATAAATCTTCATTCCTGCGTCACCAAACTCCCCTTTTATCTGCCACAACGAACCCTACATATCCTAATACTAATGTTCGAAATTCTTATGGTTCTACGTATTCAGGTTCCACGCCTGCTGACATATCGGGTTCAGGAATTCCTACTCCTGTCAACCAGGTATTAACTCTTGAAAACCTACTTGCCGACGTTGCTCGCATGATTATTACCGAACAGGCCAGATGTATGCGGAATCCTTTCGATAGTCTAGCGAAAAAGCGCGTCGAAATACTCTCTCAATTGCAGCAGGTTTTGTCTACTTCCAGTCTCCCTTATGACCAACTGTTGGTAATCAAAAAACAGCTGACAAGCTTGGAAACTCCCAAGCCTTCTCCTCAACCTCTTGCTTCGCCATTTATAAACCCACAACCTATTAGCACTTTCCCTGCTACTCAGACGCCCCCACTATTATCTCATGCCTCCCACAATCTAGCACCTACCAGCTATACTTCTACACCTATCCTTCCACCCCAGTCAGCATACCCATATCGTGCTCCGGTTCCAAACGCTTCTGTttctcctcctcctcctgCTTCTTCTGTGTTCGGTCCTGGTAATCCAGCGAGTAATCTAACCAGAGAAGAGTCCGAGAGCatcaattctttgtttgcaaATTTGCAGGCAGCCGGCTTAGTATCACCAAAAGGTTCACCTCCTCCCACCGTCAACGCTCCGTCCAGTTTCACATCTCCTATTTCCGAAATTGACTTATCGAAAGCCTCTTTATCTACCCCTCATCCTGAACTAGCTACTCTGTTatataattcttttccCAATCAATGTGCAAATTGCGGTCGCAGATATGCCAATGATCCTGAAAGCAGAAAAGAACTGGATCAGCATTTCGATTGGCATTTTagaatcaacaaaagaatccGTGAAAGTAGTCTGCACGGCATTAACAGGTGCTGGTTTATTACTGAGGAAGAATGGATTCagaatgatgaaaaagaggatTTGGTAACAGAAACTGCTGCCGAACTGGAAgagcaaaaacaaaagcaactTGAGTCTATACTTTCACAATATGTGTTGACACCACTCGACCCTATAATTGCTTCTCAACCTTGTCCAGTTTGCCAAGAAAAATTCCGTAGTGTCTGGCACGAAGAGGCCGAGATGTGGGTATTTATGAACGCTGTCGAAAAGGATGGTCGAATATGTCATGCCACATGCTTGCAAGAATTGGAGCAATCAAAGGATGCAAAAATTTCATCCAATTCAGCAGCTACTTCGCATATGCAGCCATCATCTCAAAAACCAGTGAAACAGACCGCAAATGGAGCCCCTCCGCAAGCGGATGTTCAAAGTCTTTTACAAGGTATAGATGTTCAAGGAATCCTCCAAGCTATCGGCAAACGAAAGGAGAGAGACGAATCAGTTGACACGACACCTCCCAAAGCGGTAAAGCAGGAAACGGAATGA
- the mpf1 gene encoding meiotic pumilio family RNA-binding protein Mpf1, whose amino-acid sequence MPQGKEDTSEFEGLGYHLSNSRGKEKDMSQLASQIEYLEYLVKEQQKQIASSAIEVQKKGDQVRDLQKKLTLEKNIFSSSSIYSPEHLLPKSLSAEIEGVVPKGCESGDFESASSFPSEKSQKDGSYSDSKFQRKHLIAGMDQSFDNPPRLPLALNKYKANLRLNSQSSSSALVPDHSVDPFSLGPPFLQPFTASSQAFYGSQSFKKGPENPARPSDNICSNKLQNNDSRKEIEMPEVSSQNYKWKSIIEQIVFRNDQSASLYLQQKLKSDDQNMKHALIQCILPLSYTLMTNKFGNFLIQKCLEQCDERQLGEFAQQLKAHITELSTNAFGSHVVQKSFEIYPERFATSLIDQLMEQLPETLLQRHSCHVWQKFLETRRKSCAIGTMDTFNEKLTGNWTQIAMSEMGSLVVQTIFENCKEQEKRPCLDEIIENTHSIISGQWGNWVIQHIIEHGSKDDQETVFLDILRNVEFYSTNQYASKVVERALRVNNRTFFNDYVALITEPQDKWGRILLMDIASSQYGNYIVQHLLHAATPFQKRLLAELLRKHMVSLRGYKHGQKIALLVEKTKT is encoded by the exons ATGCCGCAGGGAAAGGAGGATACCAGCGAGTTTGAAGGACTTGGTTATCATCTATCTAACTCTcgaggaaaagaaaaggatatgAGCCAGCTTGCATCCCAGATTGAGTACCTCGAATATTTAGTAAAGGAacagcaaaaacaaattgcttCTTCAGCAATCGAAGTTCAAAAAAAGGGTGATCAAGTGCGagatttacaaaagaaattaactttagagaaaaatattttttcttcgtcaaGCATTTACTCTCCTGAACATCTTTTGCCAAAAAGCTTGTCAGCTGAAATCGAAGGGGTGGTGCCGAAAGGTTGTGAGTCGGGAGATTTTGAATCAGCATCTTCATTTCCATCTGAAAAGTCTCAAAAAGATGGAAGTTATTCTGACTCCAAATTCCAACGCAAGCACTTGATCGCTGGAATGGACCAATCGTTTGACAACCCTCCCAGATTACCACTTGCTCTCAACAAATATAAAGCAAACCTACGACTGAACTCACAGAGTTCATCATCTGCTTTGGTACCCGACCACTCAGTCGACCCTTTTAGTCTTGGTCCTCCTTTCTTGCAACCCTTTACGGCCTCTTCACAGGCATTTTATGGCAGTCAGTCTTTTAAGAAGGGTCCGGAAAATCCAGCACGCCCGTCGGATAATATTTGCAGTAACAAACTTCAAAACAACGACAGTCGTAAAGAGATAGAGATGCCAGAAGTTAGCTCTCAAAATTACAAATGGAAG TCTATCATTGAACAAATCGTCTTCAGAAACGACCAGTCGGCATCCCTATACTTGCAGCAAAAACTGAAATCGGATGACCAAAATATGAAGCATGCCCTTATTCAATGCATACTTCCTTTGTCATACACTCTTATGACAAATAAGTTTggtaattttttaatacaAAAGTGCCTTGAGCAGTGTGATGAACGACAGCTGGGGGAATTCGCTCAACAGCTGAAAGCCCATATCACCGAGCTTTCAACAAATGCGTTTGGCTCTCACGTTGTTCAAAAGTCTTTTGAAATCTATCCAGAAAGATTTGCAACCTCTTTAATCGATCAATTAATGGAGCAATTGCCAGAGACTTTATTGCAGAGGCACTCATGCCACGTATGGCAGAAGTTTTTGGAGACTAGGAGAAAGTCATGTGCAATAGGGACAATGGATACATTCAATGAAAAACTGACGGGTAACTGGACTCAAATCGCAATGAGCGAAATGGGTAGTTTAGTTGTGcaaacaatttttgaaaactgtAAAGAACAGGAAAAG CGACCTTGTCTTGAtgaaattattgaaaatacTCATTCCATAATTAGTGGGCAATGGGGAAACTGGGTGATTCAACACATCATTGAGCATGGAAGTAAAGATGACCAAGAGACAGTGTTTTTGGATATTCTTCGGAACGTTGAATTTTACAGTACAAATCAATATGCATCGAAAGTGGTTGAACGAGCGTTACGAGTGAACAATAGAaccttttttaatgattacGTTGCCCTAATCACAGAACCGCAAGATAAATGGGGAAGGATCTTGTTGATGGATATTGCATCTAGCCAATATGGAAACTATATTGTCCAGCATTTGTTACATGCTGCTACACCGTTTCAAAAGCGATTACTAGCAGAGCTTCTCAGAAAGCATATGGTATCTCTTCGAGGATATAAGCATGGGCAAAAGATTGCTCTCTTGGtggaaaagacaaagacatAA
- the chz1 gene encoding histone H2A-H2B dimer chaperone Chz1 — protein MPENSEKADIKGKGRVTEDFIPDIEDVEDEGDFEELSSSDEDPSEASMDEDEEGVADEPEDLTAIDPTNITCSSRTRNKRIDFSKALQEDDGLENEEEDEDYVPPQEGKV, from the exons ATGCCAGAAAATAGCGAAAAAGCTGATAT TAAAGGGAAGGGAAGAGTCACAGAAGACTTTATTCCAGATATCGAAGATGTTGAAGACGAAGgtgattttgaagaattgagtTCGTCAGACGAGGATCCTTCTGAAGCGTCAatggatgaagatgaagaaggagTTGCAGATG AACCAGAGGATTTGACAGCTATCGATCCCACCAACATTACCTGTTCCTCTAGAACACGGAATAAAAGGATAGATTTTTCCAAGGCTCTCCAAGAGGACGATGGTTTagagaatgaagaagaagacgaagatTATGTCCCCCCTCAAGAAGGCAAGGTTTAA
- the mug133 gene encoding UPF0300 family protein 2, which translates to MFESKSKLPFHPSKGKEKDRQFAQLSEYGVYPKIENMSFHRFNKENPGYFRGFQCNDSSCPAQAENFKPVTNGFSLFGMVKSIFITVGCCLSAPYDEEGWDEFVDESAVFKGHEPISTENVKFPSLPVHEIPYFQLNVPHDGYLGPLSYQGWIHQLSKNAGVQVNWKKTYCTVMNPFSNGMVYTIPHNDGRILLESCYCEKNLGMSTSPMIMEFMPYKSLVKFNCSKLFNAFENYYRELADFLLSGRAPLNVLVHHVMLYHYYPTFMKDVLWKAVEVYLDTHCMEERYCRIQVEAAKRKLGDIRLYFVYPRDIYKFSNSKEWITIATRGFISYIQARKPLCLGSIPVSNKRISELLSYATSSDCMAWLSLLICAGSNGSRFPLHMYINTKTRILERKASITDFLFSDEDLLFFEDKETIDEFRPIQRQLLKELTDCDTYSQALHNSSLARIIDASKHRSKGIQFYDQGKAVDETKETPSELDPQKITKQMQPRLPKSQTRRLTSYSSSIAQKGYLTPLLITRVVIH; encoded by the coding sequence ATgtttgaaagcaaaagcaaacttccttttcatcCCTCTAAGGGTAAAGAGAAAGACAGGCAATTTGCTCAGTTATCAGAATATGGTGTATATCCAAAAATAGAGAATATGTCCTTTCATAGATTCAATAAGGAAAATCCCGGTTATTTTAGAGGATTTCAATGTAACGACTCTTCTTGTCCTGCACAAGCTGAAAACTTCAAGCCAGTAACAAATGGCTTTAGCCTTTTCGGAATGGTTAAATCAATATTCATTACCGTAGGCTGTTGTCTTTCAGCTCCATACGATGAGGAGGGATGGGATGAGTTTGTGGACGAATCTGCTGTCTTTAAAGGCCACGAACCAATTTCAACAGAAAATGTCAAATTTCCATCCCTCCCTGTCCACGAAATTCCCTACTTTCAGCTGAACGTTCCACATGATGGCTACCTGGGTCCCCTTAGTTACCAAGGCTGGATTCATCaactttccaaaaatgCTGGTGTACAAGTCAACTGGAAGAAAACTTATTGCACAGTCatgaatcctttttctaatGGAATGGTATACACCATCCCTCACAATGATGGCAGAATATTATTAGAGTCCTGCTATTGTGAAAAGAACCTGGGCATGTCTACTTCACCAATGATTATGGAGTTTATGCCATACAAGTCGCTTGTAAAGTTTAATTGTTCCAAATTGTTCAATGCCTTTGAAAATTATTATCGAGAACTCGCTGACTTCTTGCTGAGCGGACGTGCACCACTCAATGTTTTAGTCCATCATGTCATGCTCTATCATTACTATCCCACTTTTATGAAGGATGTTTTATGGAAAGCTGTCGAAGTATACTTGGACACTCACTGCATGGAGGAGCGTTACTGCAGAATCCAAGTAGAGGCAGCTAAACGCAAACTAGGTGACATTCGACtgtattttgtttatcCTCGAGATATatacaaattttcaaattcaaaggAATGGATTACCATCGCCACACGAGGGTTCATTTCTTATATTCAAGCGAGAAAACCTTTATGTTTAGGAAGTATTCCAGTCAGCAATAAGAGGATCTCGGAGCTTCTTTCTTATGCAACCAGTTCAGACTGCATGGCTTGGCTGTCTCTGCTCATCTGTGCCGGATCCAATGGGTCTCGTTTCCCGCTGCACATGTACATCAACACGAAAACACGGATTTTAGAACGTAAAGCGTCAATAACggactttttattttccgACGAAGACCTGCTTTTCTTCGAAGACAAAGAAACCATCGACGAGTTCAGGCCTATACAACGAcaacttttgaaagaacTAACGGATTGTGACACCTATTCTCAGGCTCTGCATAATTCCAGTTTAGCTCGCATCATTGATGCATCCAAACATCGAAGTAAGGGGATTCAATTTTACGACCAAGGAAAGGCTGTCGATGAAACGAAAGAAACTCCAAGCGAACTTGACCCTCAAAAAATCACAAAACAGATGCAGCCCCGTCTTCCTAAATCCCAAACTCGTCGTCTAACTTCTTACAGTAGCAGCATTGCCCAAAAGGGTTATTTGACACCACTGCTTATAACAAGAGTCGTTATTCACTAA
- the rpc2 gene encoding DNA-directed RNA polymerase III complex subunit Rpc2 produces MGLKSSQEPGKKDSKSHTGPIEGDKSFSALLEPVYKGKKLTDPVPTIEDKWHLLPAFLKIKGLVKQHLDSFNYFVDVDLKKIVQANQKVTSDVEPWFYLKYLDIRVGAPVRTDADAIQASISPHECRLRDLTYGANIYVDVEYTRGKQVVRRRNVPIGRMPIMLRSNKCVLHGKTESEMATLNECPLDPGGYFVVKGTEKVILVQEQLSKNRIIVEAEPKKGMFQASVTSSTHERKSKTYLVHKNGKLYLKHNSIADDIPIVAVLKAMGLQSDQEIFELVAGNEASYQDLFAPSVEECAKLNIFTTQQALEYIGARVKVNRRAGAARLPSHEEALEVLAAVVLAHINVSNLDFRPKAVYIAVMTRRVLISMVDPSLVDDRDYVGNKRLELAGQLLALLFEDLFKKFNSDMKLNIDKVLKKPHRTQEFDAYNQLSVHGDQITQGMVRALSTGNWSLKRFKMERAGVTHVLSRLSFISALGMMTRITSQFEKTRKVSGPRSLQPSQYGMLCTSDTPEGEACGLVKNLALMTHITTDEEEEPIIRLAYAFGVEDIHVVTGRELHSSGTYLVYLNGMILGISKYPTLFVSSFRRLRRSGKISPFVGVFINTHQRAVFISTDGGRICRPLIIVQNGYPKVTSDHIKILKEGKWSFEDFLKEGLVEYVDVNEENDSLICVYERDVTPETTHLEIEPFTVLGAVAGLIPYPHHNQSPRNTYQCAMGKQAIGAIGYNQLQRIDTLLYLMVYPQQPMVKTKTIELIGYDKLPAGQNATVAIMSYSGYDIEDALVMNKASMDRGFGRCQVLHKHSVLIRKYPNGTHDRIGDPLRDPETGEVIWKHKIVEDDGLAAVGCPVQNGQVYVNKQTPTNALDNSIALGQSQTVESGFKPTPMTYKAPEPSYVDKVMLTTTDSDQTLIKVLMRQTRRPELGDKFSSRHGQKGVCGIIVQQEDMPFNDQGVCPDIIMNPHGFPSRMTVGKMIELLAGKAGVMRGSLEYGTCFGGTKVEEASRVLVERGFNYSGKDMLTSGITGEPLEAYIFFGPIYYQKLKHMVLDKMHARARGPRAVLTRQPTEGRSRDGGLRLGEMERDCLIAYGASQLLLERLMLSSDACDVDVCGECGLLGYRGWCNSCQSTKNVVKMTIPYAAKLLFQELLSMNIVPRLALEDEFKY; encoded by the coding sequence ATGGGGTTGAAATCGTCGCAGGAGCCTggaaaaaaggattcaaaATCACATACGGGACCGATTGAAGGCgataaaagtttttctgCTCTTCTAGAGCCCGTTTATAAAGGGAAAAAACTTACAGATCCTGTACCTACAATTGAAGATAAATGGCATCTTTTACCAgcatttttgaagattaAAGGTCTTGTAAAGCAACATTTGGACTCTTTTAATTACTTTGTCGATGttgatttgaaaaaaattgtcCAAGCAAATCAGAAAGTTACTTCAGATGTCGAACCAtggttttatttaaaatacCTCGATATTCGGGTTGGAGCTCCTGTACGTACCGATGCCGATGCCATTCAAGCCTCTATTAGTCCCCACGAATGCCGTCTTCGAGATTTGACTTATGGTGCGAACATTTACGTTGACGTTGAATATACCAGAGGCAAACAGGTTGTTCGTAGAAGAAACGTTCCCATCGGAAGAATGCCTATTATGCTACGAAGCAATAAATGTGTTTTACACGGAAAAACAGAATCGGAAATGGCCACCTTGAACGAATGCCCCTTGGATCCGGGTGGTTATTTTGTCGTTAAAGGTACTGAAAAGGTTATTTTAGTACAAGAACAGTTATCCAAAAATCGTATTATTGTGGAAGCTGAACCTAAAAAGGGAATGTTCCAGGCCTCAGTAACTTCTTCTACGCACGAACGAAAGTCTAAAACTTACCTTGTTCATAAAAATGGAAAGTTATACCTGAAGCACAACAGTATTGCTGATGATATTCCCATCGTTGCTGTTTTAAAAGCGATGGGCTTGCAATCTGACCAGGAAATTTTTGAGTTGGTCGCTGGTAATGAAGCATCGTACCAAGATTTGTTTGCTCCTAGTGTTGAAGAGTGCGCCAAACTGAATATTTTCACCACTCAACAAGCTTTGGAATACATTGGAGCACGTGTTAAGGTGAACCGACGTGCTGGTGCAGCTCGATTACCCTCTCACGAAGAAGCTTTGGAGGTCCTTGCTGCTGTGGTTCTTGCCCATATTAATGTTTCCAACTTGGATTTTCGCCCTAAGGCTGTATATATTGCTGTTATGACTCGTCGTGTTTTGATTTCTATGGTTGACCCTTCTTTGGTTGATGATCGTGATTATGTGGGAAATAAACGTCTCGAATTGGCAGGTCAATTActtgctttgcttttcgaagatctcttcaaaaagttcAATAGTGACATGAAGCTAAATATAGAcaaagttttgaaaaaaccTCACAGAACGCAAGAGTTCGATGCTTATAACCAACTATCTGTTCATGGCGATCAAATTACACAAGGCATGGTTCGTGCGTTATCTACAGGAAATTGGTCCCTTAAGCGTTTTAAAATGGAACGTGCTGGCGTTACGCACGTTTTATCACGTCTTAGTTTCATTAGTGCTTTGGGTATGATGACACGGATAACCAGTcagtttgaaaaaacaagaaaagtgTCAGGGCCCCGTTCTTTGCAGCCTTCCCAGTATGGTATGCTTTGTACCTCAGATACACCTGAAGGTGAAGCTTGTGGCTTAGTGAAAAACTTAGCTCTTATGACTCATATTACCACAGACGAGGAAGAAGAACCCATTATTCGTTTGGCTTATGCTTTCGGTGTTGAAGATATTCACGTTGTTACCGGACGCGAATTACATAGTAGCGGTACATACcttgtttatttgaatGGTATGATTCTAGgtatttcaaaatatccAACGCTGTTTGTATCATCTTTTCGACGTCTGCGTCGTTCTGGAAAAATCTCACCTTTTGTTGGCGTCTTTATTAATACGCATCAACGAGCCGTTTTCATTTCTACTGATGGTGGTCGGATTTGCCGTCCGCTTATTATTGTTCAAAATGGATACCCTAAGGTCACCTCAGATCACatcaaaattttgaaggaagGGAAGTGGTCatttgaagattttttgaaggaaggCCTAGTTGAATATGTTGAtgtgaatgaagaaaacgacAGCTTAATTTGTGTATATGAGAGAGACGTCACACCGGAAACGACTCACCTGGAAATTGAACCATTTACTGTACTTGGTGCTGTTGCTGGGCTTATTCCTTATCCTCATCACAACCAATCTCCTCGTAATACTTATCAATGCGCAATGGGTAAACAAGCTATTGGTGCTATTGGTTATAATCAGTTACAGCGTATTGATACATTATTGTATTTGATGGTCTATCCTCAACAACCAAtggtaaaaacaaagacaaTCGAATTAATTGGATATGACAAGTTACCTGCTGGTCAAAACGCTACTGTTGCCATCATGAGTTATTCGGGATATGATATTGAGGATGCTTTGGTAATGAACAAAGCTTCCATGGATCGTGGTTTTGGTCGCTGTCAAGTTCTTCACAAGCATTCCGTTCTTATTCGTAAGTATCCAAACGGTACCCATGATCGTATTGGTGATCCGTTGAGAGATCCGGAAACTGGAGAGGTTATTTGGAAGCACAAAATTGTTGAAGACGATGGGCTTGCCGCTGTTGGCTGTCCAGTTCAAAATGGTCAAGTGTATGTTAATAAGCAGACTCCCACCAACGCTTTGGATAACTCCATTGCTTTAGGACAGTCTCAAACGGTGGAATCCGGATTTAAACCCACTCCGATGACTTACAAAGCTCCTGAACCATCCTACGTCGATAAAGTTATGCTTACTACTACGGACTCTGATCAGACATTAATTAAAGTGTTAATGCGACAAACTCGACGACCAGAACTTGGTGACAAATTTTCCTCTCGTCACGGCCAAAAGGGTGTTTGTGGCATTATTGTTCAACAAGAGGACATGCCTTTCAATGATCAGGGTGTCTGTCCTGATATTATTATGAATCCACATGGTTTTCCTTCACGAATGACTGTCGGTAAAATGATTGAATTACTGGCAGGAAAAGCGGGTGTAATGCGTGGTAGTTTGGAATACGGAACTTGTTTTGGCGGAACAAAGGTTGAAGAAGCTAGTCGCGTTTTAGTAGAGCGCGGATTTAACTACTCAGGTAAAGACATGTTAACTTCAGGAATTACCGGAGAACCTTTAGAAGCgtatattttctttgggCCTATTTATTAtcaaaaactaaaacaCATGGTTTTGGATAAAATGCACGCACGAGCGCGTGGCCCGCGGGCGGTGCTGACGCGACAACCAACTGAAGGACGTTCTCGTGATGGTGGTTTACGTTTGGGTGAAATGGAACGTGATTGTTTAATTGCCTACGGTGCCTCTCAGCTTCTTTTGGAGAGATTGATGCTTTCCTCGGATGCTTGCGACGTTGATGTTTGTGGTGAATGTGGACTTTTGGGCTATAGAGGTTGGTGCAACAGTTGTCAAAGCACCAAAAACGTTGTTAAAATGACTATACCTTACGCAGCTAAGTTGCTATTCCAAGAGCTTCTTAGTATGAACATCGTTCCAAGGTTAGCTTTGGAAGATGAATTTAAATATTAG